The segment GCAATCAATCAGCCCGCTGTCGCAGATCTGATTCAGCGTGAAGGCATCGTTGCGATCCGAGCCGACAAGACAGCACCGTCTCCTGATATCGATCGTTTGTTGAGAAAGCTCGGAAACAACAGTGCTTCGATTCCGTTTTATGCCGTGTTCCCGGAAGACAGCCCAACCAAACCGGTTACGCTCGAAGGGATCTTCTCGTCGCCGGAAGCATTTGTGTCGGCGCTGGCGACACGGAAAAGTGGGTAGCGTCTCGTCGACTTTCGATCCCGCTCAGGTTTGCGAAGAGTTGCAAACGTGCTCCGGATGTGAAACGAACACATTTCACCCCGACCCACGATTGAGAACGCGGGCGGGAAGGAAATCGGGCAATGTGTATCAACTGACATAAAGTTGAACTTTGCCCAATCGCCAACCGTGACGACGAAGAGTCGAGCTCTACGAAACGTCGTTGTTGATGGCAACTTTGTAAGCTTCTGCGATTTCATCAGGCCCGGTGATCGTGGCTTGCATGTCGCGAATCAAGCCGTCCTGAATTTTGTAAATCCATCCGTGAACTGCCAGTTCCTGGCCTTTCGCCCAAGCTTCCTGAACGACTGTCGTGTGGCAAACGTTGTGGGCCTGTTCGACAACATTCAATTCGCAAAGACGATCAAGGCGCTCTGCTTCGTCCGAAATGTTTTTCAACACAGCATCGTGCTTGTTGCGCACATCACGGATGTGACGAAGCCAGTTGTCGATCAGTCCCAGGTGATGATTCTGGCTGGCTGCCTGAACGCCACCGCATCCGTAGTGACCGCAAACGATAATGTGTTTCACTTTCAAAACGGCAACTGCGTACTCAACGACGCTGAGGCAATTAAAGTCCGTGTGCACAACAACGTTTGCAATGTTCCGGTGAACAAACACTTCGCCCGGCATAAGCCCCACGATCTGGTTCGCGGGAACGCGGCTATCGGCACAACCGATCCAGAGATATTCCGGCGTCTGCTTCTTGGCTAGCTCAGAGAAGAAGTTCGGGTCTTCGGCTGAGACGCTGTCCGCCCAATTCCGGTTCTTTTCAATCAGTTCGGGTAAGATTCGCATTGTGATTTCCGTAGTGAGTGCTGCAGTGCTGCAAATGCCAGATTGGCGTCCTGAATTCAGTCCTTAACTATAAGGAATGGTTCTGGATTCGCAAACTCCGCTATCGACTTGGATTTCAACAAGCTTTTTACGTCACAAGCAATAAATTTCAGTTCACGCCCCTCAATATAGTGGCCGTTGAAAGTATGCATTCGATCGATCCACGGTAGGGATCATCGACTATATCGTTGGAACAAAATGTTCTTTCTTCAGGACTTCCACCAGTTCAGTGCAGACAGAATTAGGATGTTTTTCAGCCAGCTCGTTGCGACAATAGTCAACGATTTCGTTGCCGATCGGACGTGGTACGATTACTTCGATTTTTGTCATCCTGGTTGCAGAAGGCAGTGAGCCTTGAGCGTCATGGATTTGATGTCGCCCGACGCCCTCAACGTTTGTCAACGTATAGCCCGATGCTCCCAGTCCGATGACGTTGCGGCATACCTCGTCCTGAATGTTTGCCGAAACAATGATTGTGATTCGTCGCAGTTTCTCGATGGCCCGTTTTCTGGCTGAATGCTTGTGCTCCGCCAGGTGCTTGTGCTCATCCAGTCCGACGACTCGCAGCTCCAGATTCGCATCTGAAAAATCGCTTTCGAGTTCGTGTAGTTTTTCCATTACGCTATGGTCGACCAGTTGCGTGTCGGACATGTCAAGAATCACGTTGCGGCGCTCGTTCAGTCCTTCATTGACCAGCTTGCTACGGAACTGAATCCAGTTGCTGAAAACGGCCGATTTGTGAGCCTGTACCAATGCGGTGTTGTCATCCTTGATTGTGATGTCGAGGTAGGGTTTGAACAGCGAGGAAACAGGGACTCCATTCAGCAAATGAATAAACATTTTCACGCCGATGCCGATCGCGATTCCAATTAACAGGTCCGTAGCCAGAACGCCAACCAGCGTTGCTACGAAAATGATCAGTTGCTCGGGCCCGGTTCGATAGGTATGAACAAACTCGGTTGGATGCGTCAGCCGGAATCCTGTGTAGATCAACATCGCCGCCAACGCCGCCAACGGAATGCGATGGAGAACGGTAGGTAGCAAGGCAACACAAGCCAACAAGAATAATCCATGCCACAGGTTGGCGAACCGCGTTCGGGCGCCATTGTCGATATTGGCCTTGCTTCTCACAATTTCCGAAATCATCGGCAGGCCTCCAATGAAAGACGCGATCAGATTGCCGACGCCGACAGCAATCGTGTCGCGATTCATATTCGTTTTTCGCTTCCACGGATCGATCACGTCAACTGCTTTGGCGCTCAGGATGGATTCCAACGATCCAATGACAAAGAACATCAAAATCCAGACGATCGAATTGCCCAAATGTTTGGGCGAGTAGGCCGCAAAGTCCGGTGTCGTAATAAAGTCGAACATGCCGAACACCCGGTCTGGCATCTGAACCAGAAACGATTCGCCGACTTTGTACTGGTGTCCATTGAACTCATAGCCATGCTCATGAAGCAGGTCGAAGTACATTCCCATCGGAACGGTCACCAGTAATACAACCAGAGGCGAGGGAACCGCTTTCAGGATGGCGGTCGATTTTTGCATGATCGGCCAGAGGAACATGATCGCCAGCCCAATGACGCCGATCAGCGCGATCTCCGGATTGAGGTGTTGAATATAGTGAGGAATCTCCTGCAGCATCTCCAACGGCTCGCCTTTTCCCCCTTCGTATCCAAGCGCGATCGGAAGTTGCTTGACCATGATGATGATGCCGATCGCTGCGAGCATTCCATGGACCGCGGCCAAGGGAAAGAACTCGCCCAGAATCCCGCCCCGGAACATCCCGAAAAGAATCTGCAAGACTGCGGCCCCAACACCGACAGCTAACGCAAGCTTATAGGCCTGCATGTCGATTTCAGTGAATCCGCCCATCGCTCCGTCACCGCCGAACGATTCAATGCAACCAATCGCGATCACGATCAGTCCCGCAGCCGGACCTTTGATCGTCAGTTCCGAGTCACTGATAAATGTTGCGACTAGCGAACCCACCACAGCGGTAAAGATTCCAGCGATCGCCGGATAGCCACACGCCAAAGCGATTCCCAGACACAGCGGCAACGCGATCAGGAAAACAAGGAAGCCTGAAATCAGGTCATAACGCAAGTATTTGATGAACCCGTTGACATTGCCGACAGGTTTTTCAGTTTGAACCGAATTCAATTCATCAATTTGTGAGTTCATCTCAAAGCGCTCGTATCAAAAATTGGAGGGGATGCTTTTAGTTTTGAAAAAGTTATTCGACCGTTAACGTGTGGCTGGCTTGTTCACGTTTGGTCGGGGCAATCATGTCGTCGTCCGGTATTGCAGATAAGGTGGCGTGTTTGTCGGTTTCAGCTTGCGTATGCGTTTCTCGCCGAGACATGATTTCTTTCGCCGCGTGAAACCGGGACTTGACTCCAGGCTGGGGCCAGATACCGCCACCAATAATCAGGGCACTAAGAACAAGGATGCCAACTCGTTCCGGCCAACGGGCTTCCATGCAAAACGACGACTGGTAAATCGTGCCGGTGAATAGGCGGAAATAGACCCGCATGATTGCAATACCATTGAGAGCCGTTGCGATCACAACCGCCATGCCGACGTACGGATAGACTTCGACGGCTCCTTCGACGATCAACTCAATTCCGGCGAACCCAACGGTGCCCGGAAACCCAACGGTCGCAACGCCGGTGAGTAAAAAGAAAGTCGCCAGCAGAGGCATTTGAGAATACAAACCGTGGTAGTCGTTCAGCGAAAGTCGTCCCACGCGCGATTCGATGGCTCGCAGCGTCAATCCGAATCCTGACAAAGACAAACACACCGCGATCCAGGTGCTCAAGGCGCCGGTCAGTCCGATCGGTGTGACGACTTCCAGTCCGACCAGGACAAGCGATGCGTTGCTCAAAATCAAATAGCAAAAGAACCGCCTCGACTCGGTCTGAACCAGCGCCATTCCTGCTGAGTAAACTGCCGTGAACAGAGAGGCCAATGCCACGATTCGCATCGCCCAATCTGGAGCGACGGGCAACAGCAAACGAACTGCCGCGTAGGCACCGATCATCGGAGAGACGAACAGCAACGACGAACCCAATGATGCTTTTTCAAACAGGTCGGTCATCCAACAGTGCATTGGAGCACAACCGCTGCGAATCAGGATCGCAAGCGTCAACAGCATGATGGCCGCGATCGAGTGTTCATGAGACGGATCTTCCAAATCAATCATCGACCAGCCACCAATCAGCAGCACGAGAAACAGCCCCATGTGGATGACGAATCCGCGAGATGATTTGCCGCGTGTGCGCAACTCCCACACAATCGGCAGCGTTTGCAAACCCATCAGTGAAATGATGATCCAGGGGCCGCGACAGGCGAGCGTCGAAAGCATCAGGAACTGCGAGATCAGGTTCATGCGAAACGGAAATCGTTTGATCTTTGTACGCAGCGTCGCCAGCGGCGTCAGAAAGAACATCAGCGATGTCAGCGCCAGTAGTGGCGCATTGAATTCGTCGATCACGACGACGTCTGGCCCAAATAATGGTTCGACGAGGTCCCAGCGATCGTGGGCTTCGAAAACTTTCAGCGTATTGAAGTCTTCCCATGCGCCGATTCCCATCGCCAGCGACAGCCCCGAAAACACAATCGCGACCAATCGGGTTTGCTCAGCGTTCTTGTTGAACAGCGACACAACGACACCGACCAGCGGAGTCAAAATCGCAAGTTCCAACCAGGGTAAATGAAGTTCCAGCACGGCTATACCTTTAGCTCTTCGATGATTTCAGGTTGCGTCGTCACGTCGTCTGACTCTCTTGATGAATCTCCGGAGAGAAAATTTGTCCACTTGCGTTCAAGTGCGTCAAAGCAGCGAAAACACCTTACGAAGGGCCGGACGATGAATCGACTGAGCAGCTCATCCAGAAAACCACGCTCCATCGCGAATAAATAGCACCATTGCTTCCACCGCTCCGGAACGAGGCTTCCGATTCGCGACCCAGACGCAGGCAGATGGCCATCAATCGCGTTTTCCAAAACGTGATAGTCGTACAGCAACGAAGGCGCCCTCAGCAGTTGCAAGGTACGCATCAGCGCGTGACCGACAATGTGAATCAGCGCGATGTAACGCAGCCCCAAACCGATCTCCACTACGATGATTCCGACTTGAGTCAGCGACGCGTAAGCCAGGCTCGTTTTGATATCCGACTGAGCCCGCCCTGTGATGGTCGCGAAGATCGCAGTGAGCAAGCCGAGCACGACAACGGTTCCCGAAAGCCACATCGACAGCTCCAAAATTGGGCTGATCCGCAGCAGCAGAAACGCCCCGAGGTGGACCGATAACGCCCCGTAGAAAATTGCACTTGAGGAAGTCGGCCCCTCCATCGCACGCGGTAGCCAGCCGGAAAATGGGACCAACGCAGACTTGCCCGCCGCCGCTACAACCAATAGCAATCCGACCAATAAAGCTTGTGAGTGGGTGATTGTCGCCACGCCCTCCGGCCAGGCCCCCTGCCCCATCAACAACTCAAAATCTCCCGCCCCGGTCAGGTGATGCATCAGTACGGCCGCGATCAGGAAAGCCGCGTCCGCGATGCGGTACACGCACCAAGCCATGAATCCGTTTCGCACCGGGTTTCGTCGTTCGTGAAAAAACGCGATCAACAACGCTGAAGAAATGCCGACTAATTCCCACCCGAAAAACAGAACTTCGATCGTGCCCGCGAGACTTGCGAAAATCATGCCGGCCATGAATAGCGAGAACGCAATGTAAAATCTGACGTAGCCCGGTTCGCGGTGCAAGTATCGACTGGTGAACGCACCGATGGTTCCGCAAAGTACAAATGTCAGAATGGCAAACGGAACGCTCAGTCGGTCAAACACAAACTTCAAGTGGAAGTGAAAGTGTTGTTCCGGCAAGTCGATCCAGTGTCCCAGTTCGATCGGCACATGGCGATCGCCAGAGATCAACATCGTCGCAAGAATTCCAACTGAGGCGAACAGTCCGATCCAAACGCAAAAGTAAACTGTGCGCGCGATCATCTGTTCAGAAAACGGCCTTGAGAACAGGCATGGAATTCCCAGTACGGCCAGCAACACCAATGGGCTGGCGACTGTTGTGATGCCAAGAATTTGATAGAGCAAGTCCACTATCGGCTCTCCTCTTCGAATCGTTTTCCGATACTGGCGAACTGCAAATTGTCTCGCCAGCCGCGATACCAATCGAATGAGCTTGGCGTTACCGGCAGCTGAGCCGTTTCGGGCTTGTAGGGCACGAATTCCTTGTCCTTATACAGCTGAATTTCATTGCTCCCGGGCTTGATGACTGCCAGTTGAACCCAATCGCCTTCACACAGCTTTCGAATCGGTTCATTGGCCGCGATGATTCGTTGCATCGCCGCGGGTGTCGTCTCGATCAGGAACAGCAACCGCATCGGTTCGTGAATTTCGATCATCTGGCAGTACAAGCCCGGCCTTAGATCACTCGCGGCGCCATCCATCACTCCGATCAGCGACACGATGTTATGCGGCAGTTTGTTTCCGGCTCCGTAGCCGACGTGGTCGACGCTGGAAAAGTAATATTCAAGATTGATGCCTGCGCAAACCGGGATCACCGCCTGTAAGATTCGTTCCAGGACGCTGCAGTTTTCGTCGTCATTTTCTGGCTCATATGACTGCAGGAAAGCTCGTCGGTCGAGGAAAAGATCCCGGCTCCATTCTCGGCGGCCGACGAAACACAGAGCGTTGGTCGCGTGATTGTATTCGGGGCGAGCTTGCGAAAGATCTTCAGCGCGTCCCTCGACATGGATCAGGGCTTCATCAAAGTCCAGATCCAGAGGTGCCGAAGCGAACCGGCGACATCGCTCGTGGGCGTCGTGCTTTCTGGCCAAGTTGATTTTTTCGACTGCAGATTCAAATCGCGGTCGGTGCGAATCAGGAATTCCATCGAGGTCGAAATACGAAACATTGTCGTCGCAGGTGTTGTGATAACATCCGATGAAGATGGTATCGTCAGGAATGTTGATTCCGTTATCGGCGACGATCTTTCTGACGCGTGGGTCGTTCGCCATTTGCGCGAACGCTCGTGCGTTGGGACCGCCTCGACCTCCCGCACAAGCGCCGCAGTTATAGGCGGCTTCGTGAGGATTGTTGAGGCTTGACGATCCATGTCCGCAAATGAAAAAGATCGGAGCGAAATTCTCCGTCGCACTCATGTCTTCAAGTAGTCGCTGGACCGCGATTGCCATCTCATCAACCGTCAGGCCTAACTGATGAGCCTCTGGGCCTGGAGGCTCTGCTGGATTACGTTCAAGCTTTAAGTGTGTCACTTCCGGTGGACGAACGAGGCTGCCAATGACATCTTTCAGGCGTGCCGTCAGACGCGGAAACAGGACACGAAAAACGA is part of the Mariniblastus fucicola genome and harbors:
- a CDS encoding proton-conducting transporter transmembrane domain-containing protein — its product is MDLLYQILGITTVASPLVLLAVLGIPCLFSRPFSEQMIARTVYFCVWIGLFASVGILATMLISGDRHVPIELGHWIDLPEQHFHFHLKFVFDRLSVPFAILTFVLCGTIGAFTSRYLHREPGYVRFYIAFSLFMAGMIFASLAGTIEVLFFGWELVGISSALLIAFFHERRNPVRNGFMAWCVYRIADAAFLIAAVLMHHLTGAGDFELLMGQGAWPEGVATITHSQALLVGLLLVVAAAGKSALVPFSGWLPRAMEGPTSSSAIFYGALSVHLGAFLLLRISPILELSMWLSGTVVVLGLLTAIFATITGRAQSDIKTSLAYASLTQVGIIVVEIGLGLRYIALIHIVGHALMRTLQLLRAPSLLYDYHVLENAIDGHLPASGSRIGSLVPERWKQWCYLFAMERGFLDELLSRFIVRPFVRCFRCFDALERKWTNFLSGDSSRESDDVTTQPEIIEELKV
- a CDS encoding proton-conducting transporter transmembrane domain-containing protein; this encodes MLELHLPWLELAILTPLVGVVVSLFNKNAEQTRLVAIVFSGLSLAMGIGAWEDFNTLKVFEAHDRWDLVEPLFGPDVVVIDEFNAPLLALTSLMFFLTPLATLRTKIKRFPFRMNLISQFLMLSTLACRGPWIIISLMGLQTLPIVWELRTRGKSSRGFVIHMGLFLVLLIGGWSMIDLEDPSHEHSIAAIMLLTLAILIRSGCAPMHCWMTDLFEKASLGSSLLFVSPMIGAYAAVRLLLPVAPDWAMRIVALASLFTAVYSAGMALVQTESRRFFCYLILSNASLVLVGLEVVTPIGLTGALSTWIAVCLSLSGFGLTLRAIESRVGRLSLNDYHGLYSQMPLLATFFLLTGVATVGFPGTVGFAGIELIVEGAVEVYPYVGMAVVIATALNGIAIMRVYFRLFTGTIYQSSFCMEARWPERVGILVLSALIIGGGIWPQPGVKSRFHAAKEIMSRRETHTQAETDKHATLSAIPDDDMIAPTKREQASHTLTVE
- the can gene encoding carbonate dehydratase, with translation MRILPELIEKNRNWADSVSAEDPNFFSELAKKQTPEYLWIGCADSRVPANQIVGLMPGEVFVHRNIANVVVHTDFNCLSVVEYAVAVLKVKHIIVCGHYGCGGVQAASQNHHLGLIDNWLRHIRDVRNKHDAVLKNISDEAERLDRLCELNVVEQAHNVCHTTVVQEAWAKGQELAVHGWIYKIQDGLIRDMQATITGPDEIAEAYKVAINNDVS
- a CDS encoding SulP family inorganic anion transporter encodes the protein MNSQIDELNSVQTEKPVGNVNGFIKYLRYDLISGFLVFLIALPLCLGIALACGYPAIAGIFTAVVGSLVATFISDSELTIKGPAAGLIVIAIGCIESFGGDGAMGGFTEIDMQAYKLALAVGVGAAVLQILFGMFRGGILGEFFPLAAVHGMLAAIGIIIMVKQLPIALGYEGGKGEPLEMLQEIPHYIQHLNPEIALIGVIGLAIMFLWPIMQKSTAILKAVPSPLVVLLVTVPMGMYFDLLHEHGYEFNGHQYKVGESFLVQMPDRVFGMFDFITTPDFAAYSPKHLGNSIVWILMFFVIGSLESILSAKAVDVIDPWKRKTNMNRDTIAVGVGNLIASFIGGLPMISEIVRSKANIDNGARTRFANLWHGLFLLACVALLPTVLHRIPLAALAAMLIYTGFRLTHPTEFVHTYRTGPEQLIIFVATLVGVLATDLLIGIAIGIGVKMFIHLLNGVPVSSLFKPYLDITIKDDNTALVQAHKSAVFSNWIQFRSKLVNEGLNERRNVILDMSDTQLVDHSVMEKLHELESDFSDANLELRVVGLDEHKHLAEHKHSARKRAIEKLRRITIIVSANIQDEVCRNVIGLGASGYTLTNVEGVGRHQIHDAQGSLPSATRMTKIEVIVPRPIGNEIVDYCRNELAEKHPNSVCTELVEVLKKEHFVPTI